The DNA segment GGGGGTTTTTTACGTTAACTGCTTTCGCGCGATTAGCCCTATATTTTGATTTTTTTCTTACTTGTGCTTGGGGCACAGTTCTTCTATTTTTCGTTTTAAGCAGCTTATTCGAAAAAATATATTTTTATATACTATGCTAGGAGGATTTATGGCGTTCAAAATCCCAACTCCGATGGCATCAATGGATACAAGCCCAGAAACTCTTTTTCGCGACCTCAGAAACAGAACCGTGGAAGGTTTGCTTTCTCAGCAAGCAGACATGCTGCGTGCGTACATGCTCAAGCATACGGACTCGGATGTTGCTCTGGAGTTGCCTACAGGGAGCGGAAAAACACTCGTTGGCCTGCTCATCGCTGAATGGAGAAGACGAAAATATCAGGAACGCTGCGTTATGCTTTGCCCAACTCGTCAACTTGTACACCAGGTTGTTGCACAAGCAAGCGAAAAATATGGAATTGATGCCATTGGGTTTACCGGATCTCAACGAGGGTATTCTGAACGCAATAAAACTCGTTTCATAAGTGGAGAAGCTATTGCAATTACAACATATAGCTCTTTATTTAATACAAAACCTTTTTTTAGTGATGCTCAAACTTTAATTTTTGATGATGCCCATTCAGCAGAGAATTATGTATCTTCTCTCTGGTCACTAACAATAAGTAGAAAAGAAGATTATGAAATATTTAAATCTGTCTGGAAATTAATTGAACCGCATATTCCATTTTATGATCGCACAAGATTTGATTCAAGTGATGAGCCTCAGCTTGACACCGTGTTCGTCAATAAGCTTCCTACGCCAATTCTTCATAAAATAAAAGAATCTCTAATAAGTGTGCTGGATATATCAGTGGGTTCAGCAAACTCAACAGACCTTTATCATGGCTGGTCAATGCTTAGAGACCATATAACGGCTTGTCATCTATATTACTCAGCGCACACCATTCTTATTCGTCCATTAACTCCACCAACAAAAAGTTTTGATCCATTTGTAAATGCAAAGCAGCGCGTTTACATGTCTGCAACTCTTGGGGAAGGTGGCGATCTCGAAAGAATTTTTGGAAGAGAAAAAATTTCACGCATTCCAGCACCCGAAGGTTGGGATAAGCAGGGCGTCGGGCGTCGGTTTATTGTTTTCCCAATGGCATTTGCTAGCGAACAAAAAACTCTTGCAAAAGGCTTAGAGTGGGCAAAAAAGCTAGGGCGTTGTTTAATTCTAACTCCAAGTAATTCAGCGGTTGATGAAATAAAGGGGTTGATTCAGAAGGTCAGCGGTCTGGATAATTTTAAGCTATTTTCAGCATCTGACATTGAAACATCTAAAAAAGAATTTGTAGCAACGAAAAATGCATTTGCAATTTTGGCCAATAGATATGATGGAATAGATTTCCTTGGTGAAGAATGCAGATATCTTATTGTTAACGGGCTACCGGAATCGACAAATTTACAAGAACGATTTTTTGTTAGTCGACTAGGATCTTCTGTCCTCTTTAAGAACAGAATTAAAACAAGAGTAACGCAAGCGATTGGACGCTGCACAAGGTCTTCAACTGATTATGCTCTTGTTTTGGTTACAGGTGAAAAACTGAATGAATTTTTCTTTAAAATAGAAAATAGACAAATCCTACACCCAGAACTGCAATCAGAAGTTTATTTTGGAATTGAACAATCAAAAGAAGGTTCTTTTAGGGCTATTGAGGACAATATTAATTCATTTGTTGAACAAAACAAAGAATGGAAAGAGGCTGATACTTCTATTATTTCCCTGAGAGACCATTTTAATCAACAACCACTTGGCGCCGCACACGAACTGGAAGCATCTGTAGCTTATGAAGTACAATATCAGGACAAAATGTGGAATGAAGATTTTTCTGGTGCCATGCATGCAAGTAAAAACGTTCTTACACATTTAAGCGGTGATGCATTGCGAGGATATCGTGCCTTATGGAATTATCTTAATGGTAATGCAGCTTATCTTATTTCAGATGGTTCAGCGGTAGAAGTTGCAAAAAAGAGCTATTCCGCAGCAGCTGCTGCTGCGGAACGTCTTACATGGCTCAAAGGATTGTCCGCAATTCTTGATAAAGCAGCCCCAGCAGTTGACATAGATGCTTTGGTCTCAAGTCAAATAGATGCTATTGAGCTTCTGTTTGAAAAACTTGGAAAGTCTAGCAGCAAAAACATTGAAAAGTTTTTCAGCGGCATACAAAGCGGGTTAGCTGCTAATGATGCAGATTCATTTGAGCTTGCACAGGTTAACCTTGGCAAACTTTTAGGCTTAAATGCTGACAATTCTTCAGATCAGGGTGCCCCCGACCCATGGTGGTTTCTCGGATACAAAGGAATTGTATTTGAAGATTATACTGACACCGAGAATCATCCGACTATCTCAAAGCGCAAAGTTTTGCAGGCTAAAGCGCATCCAGATTTCTTGAAGCAGAAGTATCCATATATACAATTCGATTCAGTATTCTGCTCTCGAACAGAACAGATTGACAGTGCAGCAATACCCCACGCAAAAGACTTAATGTTTCTGAATGCTGAAAGCCTACAGAAATGGGCAGATAATGCCATATCAATTATGCGTGATATTTGGCTAAAATTTCCAGGTGCTGGTAATTTGGAGTGGAAAGATGACGCGACTAAAAAAATATGTAGCAGTGGCCTCGATAGTAAAAGTGTTTTTGCACAACTTACAGAACGAAAAATAGAAGAACTGTGCCCCAAGCACAAGTAAGAAAAAAATCAAAATATAGGGCTAATCGCGCGAAAGCAGTTAACGTAAAAAACCCCC comes from the Desulfovibrio desulfuricans DSM 642 genome and includes:
- a CDS encoding DEAD/DEAH box helicase, producing MAFKIPTPMASMDTSPETLFRDLRNRTVEGLLSQQADMLRAYMLKHTDSDVALELPTGSGKTLVGLLIAEWRRRKYQERCVMLCPTRQLVHQVVAQASEKYGIDAIGFTGSQRGYSERNKTRFISGEAIAITTYSSLFNTKPFFSDAQTLIFDDAHSAENYVSSLWSLTISRKEDYEIFKSVWKLIEPHIPFYDRTRFDSSDEPQLDTVFVNKLPTPILHKIKESLISVLDISVGSANSTDLYHGWSMLRDHITACHLYYSAHTILIRPLTPPTKSFDPFVNAKQRVYMSATLGEGGDLERIFGREKISRIPAPEGWDKQGVGRRFIVFPMAFASEQKTLAKGLEWAKKLGRCLILTPSNSAVDEIKGLIQKVSGLDNFKLFSASDIETSKKEFVATKNAFAILANRYDGIDFLGEECRYLIVNGLPESTNLQERFFVSRLGSSVLFKNRIKTRVTQAIGRCTRSSTDYALVLVTGEKLNEFFFKIENRQILHPELQSEVYFGIEQSKEGSFRAIEDNINSFVEQNKEWKEADTSIISLRDHFNQQPLGAAHELEASVAYEVQYQDKMWNEDFSGAMHASKNVLTHLSGDALRGYRALWNYLNGNAAYLISDGSAVEVAKKSYSAAAAAAERLTWLKGLSAILDKAAPAVDIDALVSSQIDAIELLFEKLGKSSSKNIEKFFSGIQSGLAANDADSFELAQVNLGKLLGLNADNSSDQGAPDPWWFLGYKGIVFEDYTDTENHPTISKRKVLQAKAHPDFLKQKYPYIQFDSVFCSRTEQIDSAAIPHAKDLMFLNAESLQKWADNAISIMRDIWLKFPGAGNLEWKDDATKKICSSGLDSKSVFAQLTERKIEELCPKHK